A genomic window from Glycine max cultivar Williams 82 chromosome 17, Glycine_max_v4.0, whole genome shotgun sequence includes:
- the LOC100791920 gene encoding probable methyltransferase PMT28, translated as MAIARLVRQAKRPHGLWVKMTAVTILGLCFIFVWGVFSSSSTSVTTQRESFEDIAEPASSSSSHKPQKLKKDESKKHPSAATRHHPEQHKGKDNNNDNKEKKHVHKEDNNKEKGNHQGNEDPQPQHDQEEEKEKEKEEVEVEGEADVDAGGGDLAESVDQGDSDEAVEDVEEVRKASKGKGKVKGPLFDPNATYSWKLCSTRSKHNYIPCIDIEVGGGKVPSYRHTERSCPRTPFMCLVPLPHEGYESPLPWPESKLKILYKNVAHPKLAAYVKRHNWLMESGEYLTFPQNQSEFKGGILHYLESIEEMVPDIEWGKNIRVVLDIGCTDSSLAAALFDKEILTLSLGLKNDLVDLAQVALERGFPAVISPLGRRRLPFPSQSFDAIHCGGCSIPWHSNGGKLLLEMNRILRPGGYFIMSTKHDSIEEEEAMTTLTASICWNVLAHKSDDVGEVGVKIYQKPEGNDIYELRRKKVPPICKENENPDAAWYVPIKTCLHTIPIGIELHGAEWPEEWPKRLESYPDWVNDKEKVVADTNHWNAVANKSYLNGLGINWTSIRNVMDMKSVYGGLAVALSQQKVWVMNVVPVHAPDTLPIIFERGLIGIYHDWCESFGTYPRTYDLLHADHLFSRLKNRCKQPVTIVVEMDRILRPGGWIIIRDKVEILNPLEEILKSMQWEIRMTFAQDKEGILCARKTMWRPYHYSPHFHNLHLLTPTMSISISLSSVPARLTLLALFSATTFYCLYKSRRLRHLKLSLNPNPNPNPNPKILFLSETGTAKTLARRLHRLLSSNDVAFDLVDAQHYEPEDLPKETLILLVASTWQDGAAPAASRFFATWLADAAADFRAGSLLLSRCRFAVFGVGSRAYGDDSFNAVAKGLAMHLRALGATEAVPLSEGDIDGGDDVDAVFDRWCEKVVAVLKGVGVVESCDNDGAEECGVVSSSEEESDVESSEIVDLEDIAGKAPSRRKVVANGEESNGKLNGSREMVTPVIRANLEKQGYKIIGSHSGVKLCRWTKAQLRGRGGCYKHSFYGIESHRCMEATPSLACANKCVFCWRHHTNPVGKSWQWQMDDPIEIVNSAIDLHTNMIKQMKGVPGVTLERLSEGLSPRHCALSLVGEPIMYPEINALVDELHKRRISTFLVTNAQFPEKIKSLKPITQLYVSVDAATKDSLKAIDRPLFGDFWERFIDSLTALKEKHQRTVYRLTLVKGWNTEEVDAYSKLFSLGEPDFVEIKGVTYCGSSTTSKLTMDNVPWHADVKAFSEALALKSQGEYEVACEHAHSCCVLLAKTNKFKIDGQWYTWIDYEKFHDLVASGRTFDSRDYMAATPSWSVYGSEEGGFDPGQLRYRKERHHKSTRNQAG; from the exons ATGGCCATAGCTCGGTTAGTTCGGCAAGCAAAGCGGCCTCATGGGTTGTGGGTGAAGATGACAGCTGTGACCATATTGGGTCTCTGCTTCATCTTCGTGTGGGGGGTGTTTTCGTCTTCTTCAACCTCTGTCACCACCCAAAGGGAGAGCTTTGAGGACATTGCAGAACctgcttcctcttcctcttctcacAAGCCTCAAAAGTTGAAGAAAGATGAATCTAAAAAACACCCTTCTGCTGCCACGCGTCACCACCCTGAACAACATAAGGGAAAAGACAACAACAAcgacaacaaagagaagaaacaCGTGCATAAGGAGGATAATAATAAGGAGAAAGGGAATCATCAAGGGAATGAAGATCCTCAACCACAACATGACcaggaagaagagaaagagaaagagaaagaggaggTGGAGGTGGAGGGTGAGGCCGATGTGGATGCTGGCGGCGGCGATTTGGCTGAATCTGTGGATCAGGGCGACTCTGATGAGGCGGTGGAAGATGTGGAGGAGGTGAGAAAAGCaagcaagggaaagggaaagGTGAAAGGACCCTTGTTTGATCCAAATGCTACCTATAGCTGGAAACTGTGTAGCACTAGAAGCAAGCATAATTACATTCCCTGCATTGATATTGAAGTTGGTGGTGGGAAGGTACCTAGTTACCGGCACACGGAGAGGAGTTGCCCGAGGACACCCTTCATGTGTCTGGTTCCTCTTCCTCATGAAGGGTATGAGTCTCCACTACCCTGGCCTGAAAGCAAATTGAAG ATATTGTACAAGAATGTTGCACACCCGAAACTAGCTGCATACGTAAAAAGGCATAATTGGTTGATGGAGTCTGGAGAGTATCTTACTTTTCCCCAAAACCAATCTGAGTTCAAGGGAGGGATTCTTCACTATCTTGAGTCCATTGAAGAG ATGGTACCAGACATTGAATGGGGTAAAAATATTCGTGTTGTCCTGGACATTGGATGTACAGATTCAAGCTTGGCAGCTGCTCTCTTTGACAAGGAGATTTTAACATTATCACTAGGCTTGAAGAATGACCTAGTGGACTTAGCTCAGGTGGCGCTTGAGCGGGGCTTCCCAGCAGTGATTAGTCCTTTAGGTAGAAGGAGGCTTCCTTTTCCAAGTCAAAGTTTTGATGCTATACATTGTGGGGGTTGCAGCATACCTTGGCATTCCAATG GTGGTAAGCTTCTATTAGAGATGAATCGGATTCTACGACCTGGTGGATACTTTATTATGTCAACTAAACATGACAgcattgaagaagaagaag CCATGACCACATTAACCGCATCTATTTGTTGGAATGTTCTGGCGCATAAAAGTGATGATGTTGGCGAAGTTGgagttaaaatatatcaaaagccTGAAGGAAATGACATTTACGAATTGAGAAGGAAGAAGGTTCCACCAATttgcaaagaaaatgaaaatcctGATGCAGCCTG GTATGTTCCCATAAAGACTTGTTTGCACACCATTCCAATTGGAATTGAACTACATGGAGCAGAGTGGCCTGAGGAATGGCCCAAGAGGCTCGAATCTTATCCTGACTGGGTGAACGACAAAGAGAAAGTGGTTGCAGACACCAACCACTGGAATGCTGTTGCTAATAAGTCATATCTCAATGGGTTGGGCATTAACTGGACAAGTATCCGAAATGTAATGGACATGAAATCTGTTTATGGAGG ATTGGCTGTTGCTCTCTCTCAACAAAAGGTCTGGGTGATGAATGTTGTACCTGTTCATGCACCGGATACGCTTCCCATCATTTTTGAACGAGGACTAATTGGTATATACCATGATTGGTGTGAATCATTTGGCACTTATCCAAGAACATATGACCTTTTGCATGCTGATCATTTGTTCTCACGGCTCAAAAACAG GTGCAAGCAGCCTGTGACCATTGTTGTCGAGATGGACCGTATATTACGGCCAGGAGGTTGGATAATTATACGTGACAAAGTTGAAATTCTAAATCCGTTGGAGGAAATATTGAAAAGTATGCAGTGGGAGATTAGAATGACTTTTGCTCAAGACAAGGAGGGTATCTTGTGTGCACGGAAAACTATGTGGAGGCCT TATCACTATTCACCACACTTTCATAATCTCCATCTTCTAACTCCAACAATGTCGATATCAATATCCTTATCCTCAGTTCCCGCGCGTCTCACACTCCTCGCTCTCTTCTCCGCCACCACCTTCTACTGTCTCTACAAGTCTCGCCGCTTAAGACACCTTAAACTctccctaaaccctaaccctaaccctaaccctaaccctaagaTTCTCTTCCTCTCCGAAACAGGCACCGCCAAAACCCTCGCGCGTCGCCTCCACCGGCTCCTTTCCTCCAACGATGTCGCATTCGACCTCGTCGATGCGCAGCACTACGAGCCCGAGGACCTCCCCAAGGAGACGCTCATCCTCCTCGTCGCCTCCACGTGGCAGGACGGCGCTGCCCCCGCCGCCTCCCGCTTCTTCGCCACGTGGCTCGCCGACGCCGCCGCCGACTTCCGCGCCGGCTCCCTTCTCCTCTCCCGCTGCCGCTTCGCCGTCTTCGGCGTCGGGAGCCGGGCCTACGGTGACGACTCCTTCAACGCCGTCGCGAAGGGCCTCGCCATGCACCTGAGGGCACTCGGCGCGACGGAGGCCGTTCCCCTGTCCGAAGGGGACATCGACGGTGGCGATGACGTGGACGCGGTTTTCGATCGGTGGTGTGAGAAGGTGGTGGCGGTTTTGAAAGGCGTTGGTGTTGTGGAAAGCTGTGATAATGATGGTGCTGAGGAATGCGGCGTGGTTTCGAGTTCTGAAGAGGAGTCTGATGTGGAAAGTAGTGAGATTGTTGATCTTGAGGACATTGCTGGTAAAGCTCCTTCGCGGCGGAAGGTGGTGGCTAATGGGGAAGAGAGCAATGGGAAGTTGAATGGCAGTAGAGAAATGGTCACTCCGGTGATTCGAGCAAATTTAGAGAAgcag GGGTATAAAATTATTGGGTCGCATAGTGGTGTCAAGCTTTGTAGATGGACCAAGGCGCAGCTTCGAGGTCGAGGTGGTTGCTATAAGCACTCGTTTTATGGAATTGAGAGTCACAG ATGCATGGAGGCAACCCCTAGCTTGGCTTGTGCAAATAAATGTGTTTTCTGCTGGAGGCATCACACAAATCCAGTTGGGAAAAGTTGGCAGTGGCAGATGGATGATCCAATAGAGATTGTAAATTCTGCAATAGACCTGCATACAAATATGATTAAACAAATGAAAGGAGTTCCTG GAGTTACCTTGGAGCGATTATCTGAAGGTCTCTCACCACGTCATTGTGCATTATCGCTTGTTGGTGAACCTATTATGTATCCAGAGATAAATGCACTTGTGGATGAGCTGCACAAAAGGAGGATTTCCACTTTTCTAGTTACAAATGCACAATTTCCAGAGAAAATTAAGTCACTGAAACCTATCACCCAG TTATATGTAAGTGTAGATGCTGCAACAAAGGACTCTTTGAAGGCAATTGATAGACCACTCTTTGGAGATTTCTGGGAGCGATTCATT GATTCCTTGACTGCTCTAAAGGAAAAACATCAGCGAACAGTATACCGCCTGACCCTGGTGAAAGGCTGGAATACCGAAGAAGTTGATGCTTATTCTAAGCTCTTTAGTTTAGGAGAACCTGACTTTGTTGAAATCAAGGGAGTTACATATTGTGGCTC GTCCACTACGTCAAAATTGACAATGGATAATGTCCCTTGGCATGCTGATGTGAAAGCTTTTTCTGAGGCCCTAGCTTTGAAAAGCCAAGGAGAGTATGAAGTTGCATGTGAGCATGCTCACTCGTGCTGTGTCCTCTTAGCAAAAACTAATAAGTTCAAAATTGATGGCCAGTGGTATACATGGATAGACTATGAAAAATTTCATGATCTG GTGGCATCTGGAAGAACTTTTGACAGCAGAGATTACATGGCTGCCACACCATCGTGGTCCGTCTATGGATCAGAGGAAGGTGGATTTGATCCAGGACAATTGAGATACAGGAAAGAGAGACATCACAAGTCTACCCGCAATCAAGCAGGTTAG
- the LOC112999981 gene encoding uncharacterized protein, whose translation MMGKKKPQKTKELSVAIAEASSAIDEKEQQIQVQVQPQPQAPRKRGRPRKIVLKREESEEEKTQLMIGQRGAQGTESSMEKGTTNEQEGTSSSACMRVTTKQEEMQLPKVEPSRSRARRKSKPRKSS comes from the coding sequence ATGATGGGTAAGAAGAAGCCACAAAAAACTAAGGAACTTTCCGTGGCAATAGCTGAAGCATCATCAGCAATTGATGAGAAAGAGCAACAAATTCAAGTTCAAGTTCAACCTCAACCTCAAGCTCCTAGAAAGAGAGGTAGACCTCGTAAGATTGTTTTAAAGAGGGAGgaaagtgaagaggaaaaaacaCAACTGATGATAGGGCAAAGAGGAGCACAAGGCACAGAGAGTTCAATGGAAAAAGGTACAACCAACGAGCAAGAAGGAACATCATCATCAGCATGCATGAGGGTTACAACAAAACAAGAGGAGATGCAGCTTCCAAAAGTGGAGCCATCGAGAAGCAGAGCTAGGAGGAAAAGCAAACCCAGAAAGAgtagttaa